From a single Candidatus Methylomirabilota bacterium genomic region:
- a CDS encoding FAD-dependent oxidoreductase has product MAGSRRTKILILGGGCAGVYAAMALEKHLGRDAEVEIGLVSRDNYLVFQPLLPEVISGSIGILDTIAPIRRLCPNTNLYVRTVEGIDLEKRVVTTSSGFRPRPYQLEYDHLVLALGSITDFASQPGLREHAFPFKYLGDALVLRNHIIHALEEADIEQDPQLRQALLTFVVAGGGFSGVEVVAQINDFVRKVAGSFRHIERDRIHVVLLAGARILPELPEDLAAFAHQVLQRNGVEIRLNTRLAGATADSALLQRGEKIPTKTLVSTVPSAPNPLLAALACKKDRDRIVVNDYLAVPDFPGVWAIGDCAWVLDRHTGQPCPPTAQHATRQAVCCANNILATLRGRAPQPFSFKALGKLGGLGHHSAVAEILDLKLSGFFAWLLWRLIYLMKLPGLDRKVRVATDWFLDLLLKPDIVQLRTHDAPAVGREHFEPRETIFEQGDRGDRLYIVVDGEVEVVKRDAGGSEVVLAVLGPGDCFGEMALVSDLPRMASARSRTSVNLLTVDRTAFSALFGALPPLRGLFQQLIEQRSAAVAER; this is encoded by the coding sequence GTGGCCGGGTCGCGACGCACCAAGATTCTCATCCTCGGAGGCGGCTGCGCCGGGGTCTACGCAGCCATGGCGCTGGAAAAGCACCTCGGCCGAGACGCCGAAGTCGAGATCGGCCTGGTCAGCCGGGACAACTACCTCGTGTTCCAGCCGCTGTTGCCCGAGGTGATCTCCGGCAGCATCGGTATTCTGGACACCATCGCGCCGATTCGTCGCCTCTGCCCGAACACCAACCTCTACGTCCGCACGGTCGAGGGCATCGATCTGGAGAAGCGCGTCGTGACGACCAGCTCGGGATTCCGCCCTCGCCCGTATCAGCTGGAATACGACCACCTGGTGCTCGCTCTGGGGAGTATCACGGACTTCGCCAGCCAGCCCGGGCTCCGCGAGCACGCGTTTCCGTTCAAGTACCTGGGCGATGCTCTCGTGCTCCGCAACCACATCATCCATGCTCTCGAAGAGGCCGATATCGAGCAGGACCCCCAGCTCCGTCAGGCGCTCCTGACGTTCGTGGTGGCCGGCGGGGGCTTTTCCGGTGTCGAGGTGGTGGCCCAGATCAACGACTTCGTCCGCAAGGTGGCGGGGAGCTTTCGCCACATCGAGAGGGACCGGATCCATGTGGTGCTGCTCGCGGGGGCGCGGATCCTGCCCGAGCTTCCCGAGGACCTGGCCGCTTTCGCGCACCAGGTGCTCCAGCGCAACGGCGTGGAGATTCGTTTGAACACGCGCCTGGCCGGGGCGACGGCCGACTCGGCGCTGCTGCAGCGGGGCGAGAAAATCCCCACCAAGACACTGGTAAGCACCGTTCCTTCCGCGCCCAACCCGCTCCTCGCCGCGCTCGCATGCAAGAAGGATCGCGACCGCATCGTCGTGAACGACTATCTGGCGGTGCCGGACTTCCCCGGAGTCTGGGCCATCGGGGACTGTGCCTGGGTTCTGGATCGCCACACCGGGCAGCCTTGCCCGCCGACCGCCCAGCACGCGACGCGCCAGGCCGTCTGCTGCGCCAACAACATCCTGGCGACACTCCGCGGTCGGGCGCCGCAGCCGTTCTCCTTCAAAGCCCTCGGAAAGTTGGGTGGCCTCGGCCATCATTCGGCGGTCGCCGAGATTCTCGACCTGAAGCTCTCCGGGTTCTTCGCCTGGCTCCTCTGGCGGCTGATCTACCTGATGAAGCTTCCAGGCCTCGATCGAAAGGTGAGGGTGGCAACCGACTGGTTCCTCGACCTCCTCCTCAAGCCTGACATCGTCCAGCTCCGGACCCACGACGCACCGGCCGTCGGCCGCGAGCACTTCGAGCCCCGGGAGACCATCTTCGAGCAGGGCGACCGCGGGGATCGCCTCTACATCGTCGTGGACGGTGAGGTGGAAGTGGTGAAGCGGGACGCGGGCGGCAGCGAGGTCGTCCTCGCGGTGCTGGGCCCCGGGGACTGCTTCGGCGAGATGGCGCTGGTCAGCGACCTGCCACGAATGGCGTCCGCACGCAGCCGAACGAGCGTTAACCTTCTGACCGTGGACCGCACCGCGTTCTCCGCGCTCTTCGGCGCCCTGCCCCCGCTCCGCGGCCTGTTCCAGCAACTCATCGAGCAACGGAGCGCCGCCGTCGCCGAGCGATAA
- a CDS encoding transketolase, protein MASENIDVAAIATRARNLRRLVIEMLAAAASGHPGGSLSAADIIACLYFGVMRHRPQEPFWVDRDRLVLSKGHACPVFYAALAEAGYITHDLLTSLRRLGSPLQGHPDRRKLGLVEASTGSLGIGLSMGIGMAIAARLRGSPCRTYVMLGDGECEEGQIWEAAMYAPHIKLGNLCAIIDFNRLQLDARVDEITDLQPLADKWRAFNWHVLEIDGHDYDQILDAFAKAERVTERPTVIIAATVKGKGVSYMENQLKYHGTVPDKPEDVLKALAELSGGRS, encoded by the coding sequence ATGGCCTCTGAGAACATCGACGTCGCCGCAATCGCCACCCGGGCCCGCAATCTCCGGCGCCTCGTCATCGAGATGCTCGCGGCGGCCGCCTCGGGCCACCCTGGCGGGAGCCTTTCGGCGGCGGACATCATCGCCTGCCTCTATTTCGGGGTCATGCGCCACCGGCCGCAGGAGCCCTTCTGGGTGGATCGAGACAGGCTGGTCCTCTCGAAAGGGCACGCGTGCCCGGTCTTCTACGCGGCGCTCGCCGAGGCCGGCTACATCACTCACGATCTTCTGACCTCGCTGCGCCGGCTCGGCTCACCCCTGCAGGGCCATCCCGACCGGCGAAAGCTCGGACTGGTCGAGGCCTCCACCGGGTCGCTCGGCATCGGGCTGTCGATGGGCATCGGGATGGCGATCGCCGCCCGCCTGCGCGGAAGCCCCTGCCGGACCTATGTCATGCTCGGCGACGGCGAGTGCGAAGAGGGGCAGATCTGGGAAGCGGCAATGTACGCGCCGCACATCAAGCTCGGAAATCTCTGCGCGATCATCGATTTCAACCGTCTCCAGCTCGACGCGCGCGTCGACGAGATCACGGATCTCCAGCCGCTCGCGGACAAGTGGCGCGCGTTCAACTGGCATGTGCTGGAGATCGACGGGCACGATTACGACCAGATCCTGGACGCCTTCGCGAAGGCCGAGCGGGTCACGGAGCGTCCCACCGTCATCATCGCGGCGACCGTGAAGGGCAAGGGAGTGTCGTACATGGAGAACCAGCTCAAGTACCACGGCACTGTCCCCGACAAGCCGGAGGATGTTCTCAAGGCCCTGGCCGAGCTGAGCGGGGGCAGGTCATGA
- a CDS encoding bifunctional transaldolase/phosoglucose isomerase, protein MALTDLRHYGQSVWYDYISRHLLASGELLRMITEDGLGGVTSNPTILEASVNYGNAYDEEIAILARRGMSVQEIYTRIVVADIAEAADVLHPVYDATNGADGYVSLEVSPALAHDADGTVAEGIALWKLLNHDNVMIKVPGTDAGFDAARRLIAEGVNVNITTLFSVADYEAAVQAYLDGLKDRTAKGLDVSKVASVASFFVSRVDTAVDKALDRMITAARAAGDKGRLEALKGKAAIANTKLVYQRFQQLFSSPEFQKLESLRARRQRPLWASTGTKNPKYSDVLYIEELVGADTVNTMPPGALNAFRDHGKARPTITSDVDAARNVFSELAKAGVDTSAILKQLKADAVTTFADSFTLLLLGIDTKRKAALLRGRYEVAGAGLGKALDRFNIEFQLSGFARGLWSKKAELWSDDPDEQKRIANRLGWLEVPELMAKSLGRLTRFAEGVRKDGIKHVVLLGMGGSSLAPEVMRAVLGVQPGAPAFAMLDSTDPGAIDAVEHSLAIRETLFLVASKSGTTIEPNTLAAYFKRKLEAAGVKQPGRHLVAITDEGTQLHELAQQEGYRDIFVNPSDIGGRYSALSFFGMVPAALMGLDVSGLLAWGRGMALLCGPTNAIGQNPGVALGIVMGSAARAGRDKLTLITGPRLRSFGLWVEQLIAESTGKKGTGIVPIAGEALGTPEVYGNDRLFVRLRLHGGDPEEHDRDGKVERLRAAGHPIVTIRLVEPLGIGAEFLRWEIATATAGAILGINPFDEPNVQQAKDATKVLLKQYLAERSLAAPGPQFTVDDVSLTFNKVVLDKIGQEHRATGPALRAFVDLIQPGDYVGLLAYLPPRPDVESRLERVRGAFRSSKRVATTLGFGPRYLHSTGQLHKGGMNSGQFVVITADPKQDLTIPGEAFSFGVLELAQALGDFASLEAAGRRALRLHLPAADPAALDRACGLLEAALGHK, encoded by the coding sequence ATGGCGCTCACCGACCTCCGACACTACGGCCAGAGCGTCTGGTACGACTACATCAGTCGACACCTGCTGGCCTCTGGCGAGTTGTTGCGGATGATCACGGAAGACGGCCTGGGGGGCGTGACGTCCAATCCCACCATCCTCGAAGCGAGTGTGAACTACGGCAATGCGTACGACGAGGAGATCGCCATCCTCGCCCGGCGCGGGATGTCGGTCCAGGAGATCTACACCCGCATCGTGGTCGCCGATATCGCCGAGGCAGCGGATGTGTTGCACCCGGTCTATGATGCGACGAACGGGGCCGATGGCTACGTCAGCCTCGAGGTGTCCCCGGCCCTCGCGCACGACGCGGATGGCACCGTGGCGGAGGGGATCGCTCTGTGGAAGCTGCTCAACCACGACAACGTGATGATCAAGGTTCCCGGCACGGACGCCGGCTTCGATGCGGCCCGCCGCCTCATCGCCGAGGGCGTGAACGTCAACATCACCACGCTGTTCTCCGTGGCGGACTATGAGGCGGCCGTGCAGGCCTACCTCGATGGGCTGAAGGACCGCACGGCGAAGGGGCTGGACGTCTCGAAGGTTGCGTCCGTAGCCAGCTTCTTCGTGAGCCGTGTGGACACCGCGGTGGACAAGGCCCTGGACCGGATGATCACCGCGGCGCGCGCCGCGGGCGACAAGGGGCGCCTGGAGGCGTTGAAGGGGAAGGCGGCGATCGCCAACACGAAGCTGGTGTACCAGCGCTTCCAGCAGCTCTTCTCGAGCCCCGAGTTCCAGAAGCTCGAGTCGTTGCGCGCGCGTCGGCAGCGGCCGCTGTGGGCGTCAACGGGGACCAAGAATCCCAAATACAGCGACGTGCTCTACATCGAGGAGCTGGTCGGGGCCGACACCGTGAATACGATGCCGCCTGGCGCCCTCAACGCCTTCCGTGACCACGGCAAGGCGCGCCCCACGATCACCAGCGACGTGGACGCTGCGCGCAATGTGTTCAGCGAGCTGGCGAAGGCGGGCGTCGACACGTCGGCGATCCTGAAGCAGCTCAAGGCCGATGCCGTTACCACGTTCGCCGATTCCTTCACCCTGCTCCTGCTCGGCATCGACACCAAACGCAAGGCGGCGCTGCTGCGGGGCCGTTACGAGGTCGCGGGCGCGGGTCTCGGCAAGGCGCTGGATCGATTCAATATCGAGTTCCAGCTGTCCGGCTTCGCCAGAGGCCTCTGGTCCAAGAAGGCCGAGCTCTGGTCGGACGACCCGGACGAGCAGAAGCGCATCGCCAACCGCCTGGGCTGGCTCGAGGTCCCCGAGCTGATGGCCAAGAGTCTGGGCCGCCTCACGCGCTTCGCCGAAGGCGTGCGCAAGGACGGCATCAAGCACGTCGTGCTGCTGGGCATGGGCGGCTCGAGCCTCGCGCCCGAGGTGATGCGCGCCGTGCTCGGCGTCCAGCCCGGGGCGCCGGCCTTCGCCATGCTCGACTCGACCGATCCAGGGGCGATCGATGCGGTGGAGCATTCGCTGGCAATCAGGGAAACCCTCTTTCTCGTCGCGAGCAAGTCGGGGACGACGATCGAGCCCAACACGCTGGCCGCCTATTTCAAGCGGAAGCTGGAGGCCGCGGGAGTCAAGCAACCGGGCCGTCACCTGGTAGCGATCACCGACGAGGGAACGCAGCTGCACGAGCTCGCCCAGCAGGAAGGCTACCGTGACATCTTCGTGAACCCGTCGGACATCGGTGGGCGCTACTCGGCGCTGTCCTTTTTCGGGATGGTGCCGGCTGCGCTCATGGGTCTCGACGTCAGCGGGCTGCTGGCGTGGGGGCGAGGCATGGCGCTCCTGTGCGGCCCGACGAACGCCATCGGGCAGAACCCGGGCGTGGCGCTGGGGATCGTCATGGGTAGCGCGGCCCGGGCAGGACGGGACAAGCTCACGCTCATCACCGGCCCGCGGCTCAGATCGTTCGGCCTCTGGGTCGAGCAGCTCATTGCCGAGTCCACCGGCAAGAAGGGCACAGGCATCGTCCCCATTGCCGGCGAAGCGCTCGGTACGCCGGAGGTCTACGGCAATGACCGGTTGTTCGTACGGCTGCGCCTGCATGGAGGCGATCCCGAGGAGCACGACCGCGACGGCAAGGTCGAGCGGCTTCGAGCGGCCGGCCACCCCATCGTGACCATCCGGCTCGTCGAGCCCCTCGGGATCGGCGCCGAGTTCCTGCGCTGGGAGATCGCGACGGCGACGGCCGGGGCCATTCTCGGGATCAATCCCTTCGACGAGCCGAACGTGCAGCAGGCCAAGGACGCCACCAAGGTGCTCCTCAAGCAGTATCTGGCGGAGCGGAGCCTGGCCGCGCCGGGGCCCCAGTTCACCGTCGACGACGTGAGCCTCACCTTCAACAAGGTCGTTCTCGACAAGATCGGTCAGGAGCACCGGGCTACGGGCCCGGCCCTGCGGGCGTTTGTAGACCTCATCCAGCCCGGTGATTACGTGGGGCTGCTCGCCTATCTGCCCCCCCGGCCGGACGTGGAGAGCCGACTCGAGCGTGTCCGCGGAGCGTTCAGGAGCAGCAAGCGGGTGGCGACCACCCTGGGGTTCGGGCCGCGCTACCTCCATTCCACGGGACAACTCCACAAGGGGGGCATGAACAGCGGTCAGTTCGTCGTGATCACCGCGGACCCCAAGCAGGATCTCACGATTCCCGGCGAGGCGTTCTCGTTCGGCGTGCTCGAACTGGCGCAGGCGCTCGGGGACTTCGCCTCGCTGGAGGCGGCGGGTCGTCGCGCGCTCCGTCTCCATCTTCCCGCCGCCGATCCAGCGGCACTCGACCGAGCCTGCGGCCTCCTCGAGGCCGCGCTCGGGCACAAGTAG
- the gnd gene encoding decarboxylating 6-phosphogluconate dehydrogenase produces MELGFVGLGRMGMNMVRRLQRDKHRVVTYDRSPDTVKESMQEGAVGATSLKDMVARLTPPRAVWVMVPAGPPTESTVSELVDILQADDVIIDGGNSYYKDDARRAEALKGKGLHYVDAGTSGGIWGLKVGYCLMIGGEEAIFRRLEPIFKTLAPESGYAYMGSAGAGHYVKMIHNGIEYGMMQAYAEGFELLHKSSFKLDLPKIADLWMQGSVVRSWLLELAGSALQDDPRLEKIKGHVDDSGEGRWTVLDAIEKDVPAMVLTSSLFTRFRSRQEESFADKMLAALRNAFGGHAVKKA; encoded by the coding sequence ATGGAACTGGGGTTTGTCGGACTCGGCAGGATGGGCATGAACATGGTGCGCCGGCTGCAGCGGGACAAGCATCGCGTCGTGACCTACGACCGGTCGCCGGACACCGTGAAGGAGTCGATGCAGGAGGGCGCCGTTGGCGCCACCTCCCTGAAGGACATGGTCGCCAGGCTGACACCGCCCCGGGCGGTGTGGGTCATGGTACCGGCCGGGCCGCCGACCGAAAGTACGGTCAGCGAGCTGGTGGACATCCTGCAGGCCGATGACGTGATCATCGACGGAGGGAACTCCTACTACAAGGACGACGCGCGAAGGGCCGAGGCGCTGAAGGGCAAGGGCCTTCACTACGTCGACGCGGGCACCAGCGGTGGGATCTGGGGGCTGAAGGTGGGCTACTGCCTGATGATCGGCGGCGAGGAGGCGATCTTCCGGCGCCTGGAGCCCATCTTCAAAACGCTGGCTCCCGAGAGCGGTTACGCCTACATGGGCTCGGCCGGCGCGGGCCACTACGTCAAGATGATCCACAACGGCATCGAGTACGGCATGATGCAGGCGTACGCCGAGGGGTTCGAGCTGCTCCACAAAAGCAGCTTCAAGCTGGACCTTCCCAAGATCGCCGACCTGTGGATGCAGGGGAGCGTCGTCCGGTCCTGGCTCCTGGAGCTCGCCGGCTCGGCCCTGCAAGACGATCCCAGGCTCGAGAAGATCAAGGGGCACGTGGACGATTCGGGCGAGGGCCGCTGGACGGTGCTGGACGCGATCGAGAAAGACGTGCCGGCCATGGTGCTGACTTCGTCCCTCTTCACGCGGTTCCGTTCGCGGCAGGAGGAGTCGTTCGCCGACAAGATGCTGGCGGCGCTCCGTAACGCTTTCGGTGGGCACGCCGTCAAGAAGGCGTAG
- the zwf gene encoding glucose-6-phosphate dehydrogenase gives MVEVRAPNPLTAGLAQNLIPQPCTLVIFGGAGDLSARKLLPALYNLSVDGLLPANFATVGFAREEMDDAAFRAHARKGIERFSRRPLDEAHWGQFSRSLFYVPGIFTDAQAYAQLRRRLEKVEAEFGIPGNRVFYLSIPPSLIAACLQQLRAGGFVADPHEGPISRVIVEKPVGRDLASAREINATLAQTFDESQTFRIDHYLGKETVQNILVLRFGNSVLEPLWNAKYVDHVQLTVAEEEGVGVRAGYYEEAGALRDMVQNHILQVLALIAMEPPWSLDAENVRDAKLNLLRCLRPLRGSDVDRQVVRAQYGPGYLHGEEVPGYRREDGVRRDSTTETYVALKLFIDNWRWAGVPFYVRTGKRLPKRVTEAAIQFKPVPEILFNTSRDAPLDPNVLALRIQPDEGFSMRLSSKLPGPKVRIYPVKMDFRYGATFGDSSLEAYERLLLDVMAGDATLFMRRDAVEAAWAWVTGMLEAWEASRSRYLPEYPAGNWGPVEADRLIEADGRTWRTL, from the coding sequence ATGGTCGAGGTGCGCGCGCCGAACCCTCTCACGGCAGGACTCGCGCAGAACCTGATCCCCCAGCCCTGCACGCTGGTGATCTTCGGTGGGGCCGGGGATCTGAGCGCTCGTAAGCTGCTGCCGGCTCTCTATAATTTGTCGGTCGACGGGTTACTGCCGGCCAACTTCGCGACGGTCGGCTTCGCCCGCGAGGAAATGGACGACGCGGCCTTCCGCGCTCACGCCCGAAAGGGCATCGAGCGCTTCTCGCGCCGTCCTCTCGACGAAGCGCACTGGGGGCAGTTTTCGCGATCGCTCTTCTACGTGCCCGGGATCTTCACGGACGCCCAGGCCTATGCTCAGCTCAGGCGGCGGCTGGAAAAGGTCGAGGCGGAGTTTGGGATTCCGGGAAATCGGGTCTTCTACCTCTCGATCCCGCCGAGCTTGATCGCCGCGTGCCTCCAGCAGCTGCGCGCGGGGGGGTTCGTGGCGGACCCGCACGAGGGGCCGATCTCCCGGGTGATCGTGGAGAAACCGGTCGGACGCGATCTGGCGAGCGCGCGTGAGATCAACGCCACGCTGGCCCAGACCTTCGATGAGTCGCAGACCTTCAGGATCGATCACTATCTCGGCAAGGAAACGGTCCAGAACATCCTCGTGCTTCGATTCGGGAACTCGGTGCTCGAGCCGCTGTGGAACGCGAAGTACGTGGATCACGTCCAGCTCACGGTCGCGGAGGAAGAGGGCGTCGGAGTCCGCGCCGGCTACTACGAAGAAGCGGGCGCGCTGCGCGACATGGTGCAGAACCACATTCTCCAGGTCCTGGCCCTCATCGCCATGGAGCCCCCCTGGTCGCTGGATGCCGAGAACGTCCGGGATGCGAAGCTGAACCTGCTGCGGTGCCTGCGGCCGCTGCGGGGGAGCGACGTGGATCGGCAGGTGGTGCGGGCCCAGTACGGTCCCGGTTACCTGCACGGCGAAGAGGTGCCGGGCTATCGGCGTGAGGACGGGGTGCGCCGGGATTCGACGACCGAGACGTACGTCGCCCTGAAGCTCTTCATCGACAACTGGCGCTGGGCGGGGGTGCCCTTCTACGTTCGAACGGGCAAGCGCCTGCCCAAGCGCGTCACCGAGGCGGCGATCCAGTTCAAGCCGGTGCCCGAGATCCTGTTCAACACCAGCCGGGATGCCCCGCTCGACCCGAACGTCCTGGCGCTCCGCATTCAGCCGGACGAAGGCTTCTCGATGCGCCTGTCGTCCAAGCTGCCCGGCCCCAAGGTACGGATCTACCCCGTCAAGATGGACTTCCGATACGGGGCCACCTTCGGGGACTCCTCGCTGGAGGCGTACGAGCGTCTGCTGCTCGACGTCATGGCCGGGGACGCGACCCTGTTCATGCGTCGGGACGCCGTGGAGGCGGCGTGGGCGTGGGTGACCGGCATGCTCGAGGCCTGGGAAGCGAGTCGCTCGCGCTATCTGCCCGAGTACCCGGCGGGCAACTGGGGCCCGGTCGAGGCCGATCGACTCATCGAGGCCGACGGCCGCACGTGGAGGACCCTCTGA
- a CDS encoding putative porin produces MRPFFGVVVALLVALLPTAPVRAQQEQANAERIRELERELERIRTELEALKAQQQAAPTPPPQAAPTPSPPKEPARWPLRFGASVTFRYDSTEVEDQTDLFQDENEINGFRTRIRLLVDYNLDGAAGAGLRLSTGEDPNPASPFIRLGDVFVSKSFNLDQAFILTRPLKFFGEPYDVLKPVENLSLTFGKMPLPFWRGDRGTWRSEIIWDDDINPEGALLKFPIPTGLPFLKLENTFGYFIVSEVTDVRFAGLTNDTYLLANQFKLQVDPVTLAMAVYDYNNLNAGLRAPSFVPGQGAFLSPGTSALLMRPGLQATNNRINFGPGAEGFVEEDFTILNLTGQAYLPIPPRWVDPVGFALLEPFVAGDWVKNTSVDRDDEGYGLTVGLRGAGKRFLDGLFNVWFTYRDVDADATIATFADSDLGAGTAYRGYELGVNYRILPDLMIVFSYLNFEGFPRKDNGVERWFVDLVWTY; encoded by the coding sequence CCTTACTGGTGGCTCTGCTGCCAACCGCTCCCGTCCGGGCTCAGCAGGAGCAGGCGAACGCGGAGCGGATCCGAGAACTGGAGCGCGAGTTGGAGAGGATCCGGACGGAGTTGGAAGCGCTCAAGGCGCAACAACAGGCGGCGCCGACCCCTCCACCGCAGGCGGCGCCGACCCCTTCACCGCCGAAAGAGCCGGCGAGATGGCCCCTCAGGTTCGGCGCCAGCGTGACGTTCCGTTACGACAGCACCGAAGTGGAGGATCAGACCGATCTGTTCCAGGACGAGAACGAGATCAATGGTTTTCGTACCCGGATCCGGCTTTTGGTGGACTACAATCTCGACGGCGCGGCAGGCGCGGGGCTGCGGCTGTCGACGGGTGAAGATCCGAACCCCGCCTCGCCCTTCATTCGCCTGGGCGACGTCTTCGTGAGCAAATCGTTCAACCTGGATCAAGCCTTCATCCTCACCCGCCCGCTGAAGTTCTTCGGGGAGCCCTACGACGTCCTCAAGCCCGTCGAGAATCTCTCCCTGACGTTCGGAAAGATGCCCCTGCCCTTCTGGCGCGGGGACCGTGGCACCTGGCGCAGCGAAATCATCTGGGATGACGACATCAACCCCGAGGGAGCCTTACTGAAGTTTCCCATCCCCACCGGCCTGCCCTTTCTCAAGCTCGAGAACACCTTCGGCTACTTCATCGTGAGCGAGGTCACCGATGTGCGGTTCGCGGGCCTGACGAACGACACCTACCTCCTCGCCAACCAGTTCAAGCTTCAGGTCGATCCGGTGACCCTGGCCATGGCTGTCTACGATTACAACAATCTCAATGCCGGGCTCAGGGCGCCCAGCTTCGTCCCGGGGCAGGGCGCGTTCCTTTCCCCCGGAACGAGCGCCCTGCTCATGCGGCCGGGCCTTCAGGCGACCAACAACCGCATCAACTTCGGACCCGGCGCCGAGGGGTTCGTGGAGGAGGATTTCACCATCCTCAACCTCACCGGTCAGGCGTATCTGCCCATCCCTCCCCGCTGGGTCGACCCCGTCGGATTCGCTTTGCTGGAGCCCTTCGTGGCGGGGGACTGGGTGAAGAACACGAGCGTGGACCGGGACGATGAAGGGTACGGGTTGACGGTGGGGCTCCGGGGCGCCGGAAAGCGATTCCTGGACGGCCTCTTCAACGTTTGGTTCACGTACCGCGATGTCGACGCCGATGCGACGATCGCGACCTTCGCCGACTCGGACCTCGGCGCGGGGACGGCGTATCGCGGCTACGAACTGGGGGTCAACTACCGCATCCTTCCGGATCTGATGATTGTGTTTTCTTACCTCAACTTCGAGGGATTCCCGAGAAAAGACAACGGCGTGGAGCGCTGGTTCGTCGATTTGGTGTGGACCTACTGA
- a CDS encoding transketolase C-terminal domain-containing protein: protein MIRRWTSPLEPGLATREAYGRTLAELGEENPRIVVLDADLSKSTYTSLFGKKFKDRFFDVGIAEANMCSMAAGLAAGGFIPFASSFASFLMCKGYEQLRVCCAYMEFNVNFVGSHGGITLGEDGPSQQSIEDVALACSLPGFTVAVPADEVSTAALVRAAAEHYGPVYIRVGRPRAPKIYAAGERFSFGRAKTLSYGRDVTVVANGLMVGVACEAAELAERRGIDVRVIDCHTAKPLDEATIEIAAAETGAIVVAEEHLSRPGLGSLVAQAVTHRHPVPMEFVGMPDVFAESGTPEELLRVYGLTAEHILGAIDRVLTRKVTGAAVVAH from the coding sequence ATGATCCGCCGCTGGACGTCACCGCTGGAGCCCGGCCTGGCCACGCGCGAGGCGTACGGCCGGACGCTCGCCGAGCTCGGCGAGGAGAACCCGCGCATCGTCGTGCTCGACGCCGACCTCTCAAAGTCGACCTACACCTCGCTCTTCGGCAAGAAGTTCAAGGACCGGTTCTTCGACGTGGGGATTGCCGAGGCCAACATGTGCTCGATGGCCGCGGGTCTCGCGGCGGGGGGCTTCATTCCGTTCGCTTCGAGCTTCGCGTCCTTCCTGATGTGCAAGGGCTACGAACAGCTCCGCGTCTGCTGCGCCTACATGGAGTTCAACGTGAACTTCGTGGGCAGCCACGGCGGAATCACACTCGGTGAGGACGGGCCGTCGCAGCAGTCGATCGAGGACGTCGCGCTGGCCTGTTCGTTGCCCGGCTTCACGGTGGCCGTGCCGGCGGATGAAGTGTCGACCGCGGCGTTGGTGCGGGCCGCGGCCGAGCACTACGGTCCGGTCTACATCCGGGTCGGGCGACCGCGTGCGCCCAAGATCTATGCGGCCGGCGAGCGGTTCTCCTTCGGCCGGGCCAAGACCCTCTCGTACGGGCGCGACGTCACGGTGGTCGCGAACGGCCTGATGGTCGGGGTCGCGTGTGAGGCTGCCGAGCTCGCCGAGCGCCGTGGCATCGACGTGCGGGTGATCGACTGCCATACCGCCAAGCCACTCGATGAGGCGACCATCGAGATCGCCGCCGCCGAGACCGGGGCGATCGTCGTGGCCGAGGAGCATCTGTCGCGGCCGGGACTGGGCAGCCTCGTCGCTCAGGCCGTCACCCATAGGCACCCTGTTCCCATGGAGTTTGTCGGGATGCCGGACGTGTTCGCCGAGTCCGGAACGCCCGAGGAGCTTCTCCGGGTCTACGGTCTCACGGCGGAACACATTCTCGGGGCCATCGATCGCGTCCTCACCCGGAAGGTCACGGGTGCGGCGGTCGTGGCCCACTAG